From the Bradyrhizobium ontarionense genome, the window GACGATCACAAGCAGGCTCGCTCAGTGCCTGATGGCGAACCGCCATCCGGCCTCATGGTTCGAGAGGCCCGCAGGCGGCGCTCCTCGCCATGAGGGTCTTTGATCGCCCTGAATGCAGCCCTGCTCCCGAGACCCCGACCGAGGCGGCCGCCTCGAAGGACGGCAGAAACGTACGCGCCCGCGACAGTTCCAGCGATCAGACGCGATCGACGGAACCGCACGGCGCTCCTGCCCCATCAGCCCAGATGCTTGTGGAAGAACGCCGTGGCGCGGCCCCAGGCGAGCTCGGCGGCCGCGCGGTCATGCACATTCATGCGCTGCTCGTTCACGAAGGCATGCTCGGCGTCGTAGCGATACAGCTCGAGCGACTTGCCGGCCTCCTTCATCCCCTTCTCGAACGCGTCGACCACGGCCGGCGTGCACCAGTCGTCCGTGTTGGCGAAATGCGCCTGCAGCGGGATCTTGACGTCGGCGGGCCTGGCCGCCTGCTCCGGCGGAATGCCGTAGAACACGACCCCGGCCGTGAGCTCGTCGATCTTCGTCGCGCCGATGATGGTGACGGCGCCGCCGAGGCAGAAGCCGGTGAGGCCGACCTTGGCGCCGTTGCGCGCCAGATATTGCGCGGCGCCGCGCACGGTCTGCGTGGTCGCATCCATGAAGTCGAGCGAGTTCATCTCGCGTCCCGCCGCGTCCGTGTCGTGATAGGGCACCACCGTGCCCTTGTAGAGGTCCGGCGCCAGCGCATTGAAGCCGGCCAGCGCGAAGCGGTCGCACATGCCCTTGATCTGGTCCTGCAGGCCCCACCATTCCTGGATCACGACGACGCCCGGCGC encodes:
- a CDS encoding dienelactone hydrolase family protein, coding for MGTLISFKRPDGQEAKGYLAKAAQANAPGVVVIQEWWGLQDQIKGMCDRFALAGFNALAPDLYKGTVVPYHDTDAAGREMNSLDFMDATTQTVRGAAQYLARNGAKVGLTGFCLGGAVTIIGATKIDELTAGVVFYGIPPEQAARPADVKIPLQAHFANTDDWCTPAVVDAFEKGMKEAGKSLELYRYDAEHAFVNEQRMNVHDRAAAELAWGRATAFFHKHLG